A region of Diadema setosum chromosome 15, eeDiaSeto1, whole genome shotgun sequence DNA encodes the following proteins:
- the LOC140238447 gene encoding uncharacterized protein, protein MPDGMGFMDPFEDFKWMDETDRQFERIPGQFYPDHEAPYTMEFETGNLYGADDLNFSNRDGSFAEFGDNQKPTNAQHQRNQVSVMSNASLIDDAASSDNDRTAGKKRRRRVRTRKNRLTETTTTDEEDDPTVEPTCDYPLDVKTTDFQENGTRRAPVLPSLDERGSALVTDGSQQAQGHRELGDIHHINEAVVAETCLENKKGQSGIGDNDERIGSDRTKQFSRNGVEDDHPENVAPESCGEIYTGLSKNKLNTREAAFPEKRDARIQPSSGVPNSENENNNCQKTIDTGMPNDTTKTSAGSKEAGDGSSNDVGPVDTDSTSVMQSQRKSIEADCVSDTAGNGVQHPEKDDVSNAAEPEKGNQGNDIIQTTAADTSVIKPPSIVNQDVDGHASQEGCTLILGQEDEKIVKEHRAALNETGGESVCNEPDVATQCDNNGDAKICDDTKKETKKKRKRKKKNAKVEKTKPVTIGDVVNYVMAKLKAVYAGNDMTASGQVTEIEDSPLPVQLAGHVKQLKSLAVNYAPYVHAREGRRDSEGESSYDECLDSECSVEERGDVGGVYSEGKPSESDMSEEELIRRYRIKLQSYGKLNHLLEVLTSQHTGLASVGWPAQALSTLDHAYPDSCSSSLSASTATLTGDAVIESDIESEKSASQAITGCEKDIVVVVENRDGMKYEGADECSRNLLRQAAEPIATAPEDDVKCETTGYPHTSVLLDKDKPSFSSDREIADNTNDPHSNCEETEESGLNKIVKLNAVYNAKASAIESHEGISKLTYEEDGRYHDDAVCSVMKLLEEYHEYVICETHRRVQMHSDRHALREYLRSRLADIQRDLESDVLGTKRGEWKREGEAHVSSSSRGGEILHSVTSVGRGAARPPAAAMVDADLLGRGWLDRGLLDCIENPTGDSSITQGKNKVDRSRKFKGLSYWWLAGGLEL, encoded by the exons ATGCCCGATGGTATGGGCTTTATGGACCCATTCGAAGACTTTAAGTGGATGGATGAAACAGACAGGCAATTTGAGCGTATCCCAGGCCAATTCTACCCCGATCATGAAGCGCCGTATACGATGGAATTCGAGACCGGCAACTTATATGGTGCAGACGATTTGAATTTCTCTAATCGAGATGGGAGCTTTGCTGAATTTGGTGACAATCAAAAGCCTACCAATGCCCAGCATCAACGTAATCAGGTTTCTGTGATGTCTAACGCATCATTAATTGACGACGCAGCATCATCAGACAATGATCGGACTGCCGGAAAGAAAAGGCGCCGAAGGGTGCGAACTCGTAAAAACAGATTGACAGAGACCACTACCACGGATGAGGAGGATGACCCCACCGTCGAGCCGACTTGCGATTACCCTCTTGACGTCAAGACTACAGACTTCCAAGAAAATGGAACCAGAAGAGCTCCGGTGTTGCCCTCTCTCGATGAAAGAGGGTCTGCATTAGTGACAGATGGATCACAACAAGCACAAGGCCACAGAGAATTGGGGGATATACATCACATTAATGAGGCTGTGGTGGCCGAGACGTGTCTCGAAAACAAGAAAGGACAGAGTGGCATTGGTGATAACGATGAAAGGATTGGCTCCGACCGTACCAAACAGTTTTCCCGAAATGGTGTTGAAGATGACCACCCTGAGAACGTTGCTCCCGAGTCGTGTGGAGAGATTTATACAGGATTGTCGAAGAACAAACTGAATACCCGCGAAGCAGCATTTCCGGAAAAGCGAGACGCTAGAATTCAACCATCCTCCGGCGTTCCGAATTCGGAGAACGAAAACAACAACTGTCAGAAAACGATCGACACAGGAATGCCGAATGATACCACCAAGACAAGTGCGGGCTCGAAAGAAGCAGGCGATGGTTCTTCAAATGATGTTGGTCCGGTTGATACTGACAGCACCAGTGTGATGCAAAGTCAACGTAAATCAATTGAAGCGGACTGCGTGTCAGATACCGCAGGTAACGGAGTCCAACATCCCGAAAAGGATGACGTTTCGAATGCTGCCGAACCCGAGAAAGGAAATCAGGGAAACGATATAATACAGACTACTGCTGCAGACACCTCAGTGATAAAGCCACCATCAATTGTTAATCAGGATGTCGATGGACACGCATCACAGGAAGGTTGTACTTTAATTCTTGGTCAAGAAGATGAGAAAATAGTCAAAGAACACAGGGCAGCACTAAATGAGACTGGAGGAGAATCAGTCTGCAACGAACCCGACGTAGCAACACAGTGTGACAACAATGGAGACGCCAAGATATGTGACGATACGAAAAAGGAAAccaagaagaaaaggaaaaggaagaaaaagaatgcTAAAGTCGAGAAGACCAAGCCTGTCACGATTGGGGATGTGGTCAATTACGTCATGGCTAAACTGAAGGCCGTCTATGCTGG CAATGACATGACCGCCAGTGGTCAGGTGACAGAGATTGAGGATTCTCCGCTGCCTGTCCAACTGGCCGGTCACGTGAAGCAGCTGAAGAGCCTTGCCGTCAACTACGCACCTTACGTCCATGCGAGAGAAGGGCGACGAGACAGCGAAGGAGAGTCATCGTACGACGAATGCCTTGACTCCGAATGTTCAGTTGAAGAGCGGGGCGATGTGGGAGGCGTCTACAGTGAGGGGAAACCGTCTGAGAGTGATATGTCTGAAGAGGAGCTCATACGACGGTATCGTATCAAGCTTCAAAGCTACGGGAAACTGAACCACCTCCTTGAAGTCTTAACCAGCCAACATACAGGATTGGCGAGCGTGGGTTGGCCAGCACAAGCCTTATCAACGTTGGATCACGCCTACCCAGACTCATGCTCGAGTTCGCTCAGCGCTTCCACGGCCACGTTGACTGGCGACGCCGTGATTGAAAGCGACATTGAGAGTGAAAAGTCAGCCTCACAAGCAATCACTGGATGCGAGAAAGACATTGTTGTGGTTGTCGAAAACAGAGATGGCATGAAATATGAAGGTGCAGATGAATGCTCAAGAAACTTGCTGCGGCAGGCCGCAGAGCCTATTGCAACCGCTCCGGAAGACGATGTTAAATGTGAGACAACAGGTTATCCACATACTTCTGTTTTACTTGATAAAGACAAGCCATCTTTTTCGTCGGATCGCGAAATCGCAGATAACACGAATGATCCTCACAGCAACTGTGAGGAAACCGAAGAGTCAGGACTGAACAAGATTGTAAAGTTGAATGCGGTTTACAATGCTAAAGCTTCTGCGATTGAATCCCACGAGGGGATATCGAAATTAACGTATGAGGAGGACGGGCGTTACCATGATGACGCAGTCTGTTCGGTAATGAAGCTGCTCGAGGAATACCACGAATATGTGATCTGCGAGACCCATCGACGCGTCCAGATGCATTCAGACAGACATGCACTGAGAGAGTATCTGCGGTCTCGTCTTGCCGACATCCAGCGAGACCTGGAGAGCGATGTCCTAGGGACGAAGCGCGGAGAATGGAAGCGCGAAGGCGAGGCGCACGTTTCGTCGTCTTCACGGGGAGGTGAGATCCTTCACAGCGTTACGTCCGTAGGGAGAGGAGCGGCTCGTCCCCCGGCTGCGGCAATGGTTGACGCAGACCTCCTTGGCAGAGGTTGGCTGGATAGGGGACTGTTGGACTGTATCGAAAATCCCACGGGGGATTCATCCATTACACAGGGAAAGAACAAAGTGGACAGATCGAGGAAATTCAAAGGTCTATCTTACTGGTGGCTGGCTGGAGGTCTAGAGCTTTGA